The following are encoded together in the Dama dama isolate Ldn47 chromosome 29, ASM3311817v1, whole genome shotgun sequence genome:
- the IZUMO3 gene encoding izumo sperm-egg fusion protein 3, which produces MGDLRLLLLLPLSLAAFHGVKGCLECDPKFIEEVKSLLGKLVPPEVPGRTHLLERQMKEMISLSFKVSHRDKMLRVLAVQKVVDLRTWLKNELDKLSKETWKGVFILQGRLLDIRKNVDSKLEKLLKTFSEIVVTEGPILDCWTCLRITSRCFKGEYCEEDDPKKAENREIGLFLILLAEVVILGGVLLLFHFCITHRRKMKAIRRSLKKYLENKLEELMGITDEKEKDFRGRE; this is translated from the exons ATGGGAGACCTGCGGCTGCTCCTTCTCCTGCCCCTGTCCCTGGCAGCCTTCCATGGGGTCAAAGGCTGTTTGGAATGTGACCCCAAATTCATCGAGGAAGTTAAATCCTTGCTTGGAAAGCTGGTACCCCCAGAAGTCCCTGGCCGAACTCATCTGCTTGAACGGCAGATGAAAGAGATGATCAGTTTAAGCTTCAAGGTCTCCCACAGGGACAAGATGCTTCGGGTGTTGG CTGTTCAGAAGGTTGTCGATTTGAGAACATGGCTGAAGAATGAACTTGATAAACTGAGCAAGGAAACATGGAAAG GTGTCTTTATCCTTCAAGGCAGGCTTCTCGATATCCGCAAAAACGTGGACTCCAAACTGGAAAAACTATTAAAGACATTCTCTGAAATTG TCGTGACTGAAGGTCCTATCCTGGATTGTTGGACGTGTCTTCGCATCACCTCTCGATGTTTCAAAGGAGAATATTGTGAAG AGGATGATCCAAAGAAGGCTGAGAATCGAGAAATTGGACTATTTCTGATATTATTAGCAGAAGTTGTAATATTGGGAGGTGTTTTGCTACT attccattTTTGCATCACTCACCGGAGGAAAATGAAGGCAATACGAAGGTCATTAAAGAAATACTTGGAGAATAAACTTGAAGAATTAATGGGAATAACGGACGAGAAGGAGAAAGATTTCAGAGGCAGAGAATAA